The following are from one region of the Salvelinus fontinalis isolate EN_2023a chromosome 5, ASM2944872v1, whole genome shotgun sequence genome:
- the LOC129854830 gene encoding circumsporozoite protein-like — protein sequence MGNTGPQNSLPSFQGGLKEGQGWTGSACSSVCPNACASVCPNPCLNACASVCPNPCLNACPSICPNSCASARPNACASARPNACASARPNACASARPNACASARPNACASARPNACASARPNACASARPNACASARPNACASARPNACASARPNACASARPNACASARPNACASARPNACASARPNACASARPNACASARPNACASARPNACGFACPNACASVRPNACVSVRPNACVSARPNDCVFACPNTYMFACQPVLMPARLS from the exons ATGGGTAACACCGGTCCCCAGAATAGCCTGCCCTCCTTTCAGGGGGGGTTGAAAGAGGGCCAGGGGTGGACAGG GTCCGCCTGCTCGTCGGTCTGCCCTAATGCCTGCGCGTCCGTCTGTCCTAATCCCTGTCTTAATGCCTGCGCATCCGTCTGTCCTAATCCCTGTCTTAATGCCTGCCCGTCCATCTGTCCTAATTCCTGCGCGTCCGCCCGTCCTAACGCCTGCGCGTCCGCCCGTCCTAACGCCTGCGCGTCCGCCCGTCCTAACGCCTGCGCGTCCGCCCGTCCTAACGCCTGCGCGTCCGCCCGTCCTAACGCCTGCGCGTCCGCCCGTCCTAACGCCTGCGCGTCCGCCCGTCCTAACGCCTGCGCGTCCGCCCGTCCTAACGCCTGCGCGTCCGCCCGTCCTAACGCCTGCGCGTCCGCCCGTCCTAACGCCTGCGCGTCCGCCCGTCCTAACGCCTGCGCGTCCGCCCGTCCTAACGCCTGCGCGTCCGCCCGTCCTAACGCCTGCGCGTCCGCCCGTCCTAACGCCTGCGCGTCCGCCCGTCCTAACGCCTGCGCGTCCGCCCGTCCTAACGCCTGCGCGTCCGCCCGTCCTAACGCCTGCGCGTCCGCCCGTCCTAACGCCTGCGGGTTTGCCTGTCCTAATGCCTGCGCGTCCGTCCGTCCTAACGCCTGCGTGTCCGTCCGTCCTAATGCCTGCGTGTCCGCCCGTCCTAACGACTGCGTGTTTGCCTGtcctaatacctacatgtttgcATGCCAGCCTGTCCTAATGCCTGCACGCCTGTCCTAA